GGTTGTCCATCACGTCGACGTGCAGCCAGTCCGCGCGCGCACCGCCTCGGCCTCGTCGGCGAGGCGGGCGAAGTCCGCGGAGAGGATGCTGGGGTTGATCTGCGCCATGGCGAGGGTACCTTCACGACTCGGTGCGGGCGGCCCGGGCGACCGCCCCCGACCATCATCCCCCGTCCGCCGGACGGCCCGGCAGGTGGCCGGGCAGCGGATCGAGCAGGTGACCGGGCGGCAGAACCGTCTCGGAGCGCCCGCACGTCGCGGAGGCGCACCCCCGAAGTGTTCACACGGCCGAAACACTTCCCCTTCCCGGTGTCGGCCCGCTCTGGCAGGCTCCACAGCAGGCGGACCCAACGCTGCTCGCCCCTCACGAAAGGCGTCCGATGACCCAGGTCGTCCACCCCGCACGTGCTCTCTGGTGGCTGTTCGAACCCGTCCACGCCCTCACCTACTTCTCCCCCGAGGCCCGCGCCGCGTACGAAGCGGCGGGGCTGCGCGGCTACTGGCGCGGTTACTTCGGCGGCCGCTCGGCGCCGCTGGGCGCGGTGGACGCGGCGCCGGTGGTGGCCGCGTTCTTCAACTTCGCGCCGCAGATGGTCGAACGGGCGCTGCCGGAGGTGTGGACGCTGGCGAGCCCGGAGCAGGCGCTGGAGGCCCGGGTCGAGGGGGTGACGGGCGCGCTGCGGCGCGTCCTGGCGGACGTGAAGCCGGACCTGATCGACCGTTCGGTGGAACTGCTGGAACGCGCCGTCGAGGGCCTGGACTGTTGTGGGCGCGTGCTGGCCGCCGCGAACGCCGACCTCCCCCGCCCGGAGGGCCGCCTGGCCCGACTGTGGCAGGCCACCACCGTGCTGCGCGAGCACCGGGGCGACGGCCACGTCGCCGCCCTGGTCACCGAGGGCCTCGACGGCTGCGAGGCGCTGGTGGTCCGCTGCGCGCTGGACACCCGCCGCGAGACGCTCCAGCCGCACCGGGGGTGGAGCGACACCGAGTGGGACGAGGCCACCGCCCGGCTGACCGACCGCCACTGGCTGGCCCCGGACGGCTCGCTGACCCCCGAGGGCCGCCGCCGCCACCTCGCCCTGGAGGCCGCCACCGACCTGGCCGCCTCCCGGGTCTGGACGCACTTCCACCGCTCCGAGCTGGACGAACTCCTCAGCGCGCTGCGCCCGATCTCCGCCGCCTGCCGCGCCGACCTGCCCCCGACCACCCCGATCGGCCTGCCCAACGCGGCCTGACGCCGAGCGGGTCCCCACCCCGGCCACCCGGCCGGGGTTCAGCCGCACCGGACGTCGCCCGCCATCGGCCACTGGCCGTCCACCGGACCTGCCCCGGAGCCAGGCCGGCCGGTCAGTACGGGGGCGGTCCGAGGACGATGGCGCGGCCGGAGTAGAACCGCTCCAGGTCGCCCCAGGGGACGCGGGCGGCGCGCTGCGAACCGTCGGGGAAGCCGGACGGGTTGTGAATCCGCAGCGCCTCGTCGTCGGCGCCGACCGCGAGCACCAGGTGCCCGCCGGTGTGCGGCACTTCGGGGGCGAGGGTACGGATGCCGGGGTGGACGGAGAGCACCGGGAGCCGGCCCGCGGCGAGTTCGGCGGCGATCCGGTCGGCGGGCAGCGGGTCGACCGCCTCGGCGTGCAGGCCCCAGCGGGTGCGGGCGTACGCGGCGAACGGGGCGTGGATCAGACCGTCGAGCCGCCCGTCGGGGTGCCGGACGTACGCCCCGGCCCGTTGGCACTCCTCGGCGAGCGGGACGGCCGCCGGGGCGACGCCCCACCAGTGGTCGAGCGCCATCCGCAGGCAGGCCATCCCGCACAGCCGCCACGACCAGTACTCGTACTCGTCCTCGTCGGCGGCGCCGGAGCGCTCCCACAGCGGGTCGTCGGCGGCCCGCAGCGTGCCGTCCAGGATGTCGGGCACGAGTTCGGGCGACTCCCACTGGGAGTAGTAGGGGACCTGATGGCTGATCGGCTTCACCCGGTCATCCTGGCGCACTTTCGTCCCCGTCCCCCGGAGCGCCGTCCGCGACACCGGGAACCGCCACCCCACCGGCAGCGGGAGGAACCGCGCCGCGCGGCCCGGCGCACGCGGTGGCCGCCGCCCGTCCGCGTGATCGCCCGCCCGCCGTTTCCGCAGTATCGTCCGTGCTCGCACCCGCGCCCCGCGCGCACCCGCCTCCAACCGCCCCGCCCACCCCACCCGCCCCCCGAACGGAACCGCCGTGGCCGAGATCCGCCCCGAACCCGTCGACTCCCCCGACGCCCGCCTGCTGCTGACCGAGTACCAGGCCGAGGTACGCCGCCGCTGGAGCGGACCCCCGCCCGCCGGAGCGCTGCCCGTCGAGGAGGCCCCGGCGGACCTCGAACTCACCGCGGCGCGCGGCGGCGTGTTCCTGCTCGCCCGGCTGGACGGCCGCCCGGCCGGCTGCGCGGGCGTCCGGACCCTGGCCGCCGACCCCGCCGACGCCGCCGACCCCGCCGTCTCCGGCACCCCCGCCGTCTCCGGTGCCCCCGGCAGCGCCGAGCTGAAACGGCTGTACGTCCGCCCGTCCGCCCGCGGGCACGGCCTGGGCCGCGCCCTGCTCGCCGCCGCCGAGGACGCCGCCCGCGCGCTGGGCCACACCCGGCTACGGCTGGACACCATGGCCGAATTCGCCGAGGCCCGCGCGCTGTACACGGCCGCCGGCTACGCGGACATCCCGCCGTACAACGCCAACCCGTACGCCGCGCACTGGCTGGAGAAGACCCTGTGACCGGGCCGGTGGTGAACCTGTGGCGGGCGGGCCTGAGCGCCGTACCGGACGGGGTGTGGGCCCGCACGGACGCCGAGGTGCTGATCCTCGCGGACAACGAGCTGACCGAACTCCCGGATACCATCGGCGAGTTCACCCGCCTGCGGACCCTCGACCTGGGGCACAACGCGCTCACCGCCGTCCCCGACCGGATCGGCGCCCTCACCGGCCTGTCCGGCTTCCTCTACCTGCACGACAACCGGCTCACCGCGCTGCCGGCCGCCCTCGGCCGGCTGCACCGGCTGCGCTACCTCAACGTCGGCGACAACCCGCTCACCGAACTCCCGGACAGCATCGGCGACTTGACCCATCTCCTCGAACTGCGCGCGCAGAGCTGCCGGTTGACCGCCCTCCCGGCGACCCTCGGCGCGCTGTCCCGGCTGCGCGAACTGCGCCTGCGCGGCAACCGCCTGACGGCGCTGCCCGCCGCGCTCTCCGGACTGCGCGAGCTGCGCTGCCTGGAACTGCGCGACAACCGGCTCACCACCCTGCCGCCCGCGCTGGCCGGACTCCCCCTGCTGCGCGAACTCGACCTGCGCGGCAACCCGTTGGCGCCGGTCCCGCCCTGGCTGGCCGAACTCCCCGCGCTGGAGAAGCTCGACCTGCGATGGACCCCGCACCCGCCCGCCGCGCACCTGGTCGACACCCTCGAACGGCGCGGCTGCGCCGTGTACTCCTGACCCGGCACGGACGGACGGGCGGGGGCGGCCCGACGGAGGACCCCTCCCCCGGACCGCCCCCGCCCGTCGACGACCGTCAGCCGACGACCGTCAGCCGTCGGCCGTCAGCGCCTCACCAGGCGTAGTGCTCCGGCGCGCTGCGGTAGCCGGGGAAGATCTCGTCCAGCCGCTCCAGCGCCTTGGCGTCCAGCCGGACCTCCAGCGAGCGCACCGCCGCGTCCAACTGCTCCTCGGTGCGGGGGCCGATGATCGGGGCGGTGACGGCCGGACGGCCGCGCAGCCAGGCCAGCGCGACGTCGCCGGGCTCGTGCCCGAGCTCCTGGCACAGGTCCTCGTACGCCTGGATCTGCTCGCGGTGCTCGTTCAGGGTGTCCTGGGCCCGGCCCTCGGCGCGGCGCACGCCCTCGCGCTCCTTGCGCAGCACGCCGCCGAGCAGGCCGCCGTGCAGCGGGGACCACGGGATCAGGCCGAGTCCGTAGTGCTGGGCGGCGGGGACGACCTCCAGCTCGACGCTGCGCTCGATCAGGTTGTACAGCGACTGCTCGCTGGTCAGGCCGAGGAAGTTGCGGGCCCTGGCGGTCTCCTGCGCCTGGGCGAGGTGCCAGCCGGCGAAGTTGGAGGAGCCGACGTAGATGATCTTGCCCTGGAGGGTGAGCACCTCCATCGCCTGCCAGACCTCGTCCCAGGGGGTGTCCCGGTCGACGTGGTGCATCTGGTAGAGGTCGATGTGGTCGGTCTGGAGGCGGCGCAGGCTGGCGTCCACGGCGCGGCGGATGTTGAGCGCGGAGAGCTTGCCCTCGTTGGGCCAGTCGCCCATGTCGCCGTACAGCTTGGTGGCGATCACGGTCTTCTCGCGCCGTCCGCCGCCCTTGGCGAACCAGTTCCCGATGATGCTCTCGGTGAGGCCCCTGTTCTCGCCCCAGCCGTAGACGTTGGCGGTGTCGAAGAAGTTGATGCCGTGCCCGTGCGCGGCGTCCATGATCCGGTGCGCGTCGGCCTCCACGGTGTGCGGGCCGAAGTTCATGGTGCCCAGGCAGAGCCGGGAGACGGACAGGCCGGTACGGCCGAGGTGGGTGTACTCCATGGCTTCCACCCTCCGCCGCACCGGCCGACTTGTCCAGTACCACCCGCCCGTCCAGTACCG
This is a stretch of genomic DNA from Kitasatospora fiedleri. It encodes these proteins:
- a CDS encoding SCO6745 family protein; amino-acid sequence: MTQVVHPARALWWLFEPVHALTYFSPEARAAYEAAGLRGYWRGYFGGRSAPLGAVDAAPVVAAFFNFAPQMVERALPEVWTLASPEQALEARVEGVTGALRRVLADVKPDLIDRSVELLERAVEGLDCCGRVLAAANADLPRPEGRLARLWQATTVLREHRGDGHVAALVTEGLDGCEALVVRCALDTRRETLQPHRGWSDTEWDEATARLTDRHWLAPDGSLTPEGRRRHLALEAATDLAASRVWTHFHRSELDELLSALRPISAACRADLPPTTPIGLPNAA
- a CDS encoding C39 family peptidase, which codes for MKPISHQVPYYSQWESPELVPDILDGTLRAADDPLWERSGAADEDEYEYWSWRLCGMACLRMALDHWWGVAPAAVPLAEECQRAGAYVRHPDGRLDGLIHAPFAAYARTRWGLHAEAVDPLPADRIAAELAAGRLPVLSVHPGIRTLAPEVPHTGGHLVLAVGADDEALRIHNPSGFPDGSQRAARVPWGDLERFYSGRAIVLGPPPY
- a CDS encoding GNAT family N-acetyltransferase, which gives rise to MAEIRPEPVDSPDARLLLTEYQAEVRRRWSGPPPAGALPVEEAPADLELTAARGGVFLLARLDGRPAGCAGVRTLAADPADAADPAVSGTPAVSGAPGSAELKRLYVRPSARGHGLGRALLAAAEDAARALGHTRLRLDTMAEFAEARALYTAAGYADIPPYNANPYAAHWLEKTL
- a CDS encoding leucine-rich repeat domain-containing protein encodes the protein MTGPVVNLWRAGLSAVPDGVWARTDAEVLILADNELTELPDTIGEFTRLRTLDLGHNALTAVPDRIGALTGLSGFLYLHDNRLTALPAALGRLHRLRYLNVGDNPLTELPDSIGDLTHLLELRAQSCRLTALPATLGALSRLRELRLRGNRLTALPAALSGLRELRCLELRDNRLTTLPPALAGLPLLRELDLRGNPLAPVPPWLAELPALEKLDLRWTPHPPAAHLVDTLERRGCAVYS
- a CDS encoding aldo/keto reductase, with amino-acid sequence MEYTHLGRTGLSVSRLCLGTMNFGPHTVEADAHRIMDAAHGHGINFFDTANVYGWGENRGLTESIIGNWFAKGGGRREKTVIATKLYGDMGDWPNEGKLSALNIRRAVDASLRRLQTDHIDLYQMHHVDRDTPWDEVWQAMEVLTLQGKIIYVGSSNFAGWHLAQAQETARARNFLGLTSEQSLYNLIERSVELEVVPAAQHYGLGLIPWSPLHGGLLGGVLRKEREGVRRAEGRAQDTLNEHREQIQAYEDLCQELGHEPGDVALAWLRGRPAVTAPIIGPRTEEQLDAAVRSLEVRLDAKALERLDEIFPGYRSAPEHYAW